From Azospirillaceae bacterium, the proteins below share one genomic window:
- a CDS encoding M20/M25/M40 family metallo-hydrolase, which produces MSRDQALDHVRRHFDGGGFLRDLKALVAVRTESQEASSLPELRRYVDAVLGPRLTAVGFELSVVENTVPGRGPFLIGRRIEDEGLPTVFTYGHGDTVRGMEGQWRDGLDPWDVTVRGDRWYGRGVADNKGQHAINLAALEAVLAVRGRLGFNVKILVEMGEECGSPGLMQVAGAHREALRADVLIGSDGPRLSADRPLVFLGTRGVMNFELSVHLRDGAHHSGNWGGLLANPGTILANAIASLVDGRGRIRVDGLRPPPAPDSVRRAVAACRPDGGKDGPTIDEDWGEPGLTPAERVYAWNALEVLAFETGNPERPANAIPPSARATLQLRHVVGTDWRRTLDHVRAHLDAHGLQGSRSGRWTSRWRPRAWIPTLLGCGSPWTPLPGPRGHRRRSFPTSAVRCPTRCSPMCWACRRCGSPTAIPAAPNTHPTSTAWPRSCARGWRS; this is translated from the coding sequence ATGAGCCGGGATCAGGCGCTCGACCACGTCCGCCGCCATTTCGACGGCGGCGGCTTCCTTCGGGACTTGAAGGCCCTGGTCGCGGTGCGCACGGAAAGCCAGGAGGCGTCGAGCCTGCCGGAACTGCGGCGCTATGTGGACGCGGTCCTGGGGCCGCGGCTCACGGCGGTGGGGTTCGAGCTGTCGGTGGTCGAAAACACCGTCCCCGGGCGCGGGCCGTTCCTGATCGGCCGGCGCATCGAGGACGAGGGCCTGCCCACCGTCTTCACCTACGGCCATGGCGACACCGTGCGCGGCATGGAGGGCCAATGGCGCGACGGGCTCGACCCGTGGGACGTCACGGTCCGGGGCGACCGCTGGTACGGCCGCGGCGTCGCCGACAACAAGGGCCAGCACGCCATCAACCTTGCCGCGCTCGAAGCCGTGCTGGCGGTGCGCGGGCGTCTGGGCTTCAACGTCAAGATCCTGGTCGAGATGGGCGAGGAATGCGGATCGCCCGGTCTGATGCAGGTGGCGGGCGCGCACCGCGAGGCGTTGCGCGCCGACGTGCTGATCGGGTCGGACGGGCCGCGGCTGTCGGCCGACCGGCCGCTGGTGTTCCTCGGCACCCGCGGCGTGATGAATTTCGAGCTGTCGGTCCATCTGCGGGACGGCGCCCACCATTCCGGGAACTGGGGCGGCCTGCTGGCGAACCCCGGCACGATCCTGGCCAACGCCATTGCCAGTCTGGTCGATGGCCGTGGCCGCATCCGGGTGGATGGTTTGCGTCCGCCGCCGGCGCCCGACAGTGTGCGCCGGGCGGTGGCGGCCTGCCGTCCCGACGGCGGCAAGGACGGACCGACGATCGACGAAGACTGGGGCGAGCCCGGATTGACCCCGGCCGAGCGCGTCTACGCCTGGAACGCGCTGGAGGTGCTGGCTTTCGAAACCGGCAACCCGGAGCGTCCGGCCAACGCCATTCCGCCGTCCGCCCGTGCGACGCTGCAATTGCGCCACGTGGTCGGGACCGACTGGCGGCGGACCCTGGACCATGTGCGCGCCCATCTGGATGCCCATGGGTTGCAAGGGTCCAGGTCCGGCCGCTGGACGAGCCGATGGCGCCCACGCGCCTGGATCCCGACACTCCTTGGGTGCGGTTCGCCGTGGACTCCATTGCCCGGACCACGGGGGCACCGCCGCAGGTCCTTCCCAACCTCGGCGGTTCGCTGCCCAACGAGGTGTTCGCCGATGTGCTGGGCCTGCCGACGGTGTGGATCCCCCACAGCTATCCCGGCTGCTCCCAACACGCACCCGACGAGCACGGCTTGGCCCCGGTCCTGCGCCAGGGGTTGGAGATCATGA